A part of Sugiyamaella lignohabitans strain CBS 10342 chromosome D, complete sequence genomic DNA contains:
- the MRP8 gene encoding Mrp8p (hypothetical protein; undergoes sumoylation; transcription induced under cell wall stress; protein levels are reduced under anaerobic conditions; protein abundance increases in response to DNA replication stress; originally thought to be a mitochondrial ribosomal protein based on sequence analysis; GO_component: GO:0005737 - cytoplasm [Evidence IEA,IEA]; GO_component: GO:0005737 - cytoplasm [Evidence IDA] [PMID 14562095]; GO_function: GO:0003674 - molecular_function [Evidence ND]; GO_process: GO:0008150 - biological_process [Evidence ND]), whose product MSSAGKSVEPVTVESLKVEVEKLATQVRKNTNAIIDTGRHVLSIQIEHEKQLLAKEGLSETREVATGTGSGVTGAGGAGSSVIDSKSYRERKRDIDLDSDDEVDDRGAGRSGGQGGSNDAITSEDIVDLVTELQGQLDMLDERSVRRTANAFVAAESDPIAPLPGRDGEFPAETESFPATLGEFKALDTSQVEFWLKWYELLPPDEEELAQLLDRAGATLEDVGQPASTAPKPEPSIDETNANFDSLARFLGIRARRTKGVW is encoded by the coding sequence atgAGTTCGGCCGGCAAGTCTGTTGAGCCTGTGACGGTGGAGTCGTTGAAGGTCGAGGTTGAAAAACTGGCAACCCAGGTCAGGAAAAATACGAATGCTATTATTGACACGGGCCGCCATGTGCTCAGTATTCAGATTGAACATGAGAAGCAGTTGCTAGCTAAAGAAGGTCTCTCTGAAACCCGTGAAgttgctactggtactggcaGTGGTGtaactggtgctggtggtgctggtagtTCAGTGATAGATTCAAAATCGTacagagaaagaaaacgTGACATTGATTTGGATTCGGATGACGAAGTGGACGACCGGGGAGCTGGTCGCAGTGGAGGCCAGGGAGGGTCGAATGACGCTATTACTTCAGAAGATATCGTTGATCTGGTGACAGAATTACAGGGCCAGCTGGATATGCTCGACGAGCGGTCGGTCAGACGGACTGCTAATGCGTTTGTGGCAGCCGAGTCGGATCCTATAGCCCCTCTACCGGGTCGCGACGGCGAGTTCCCAGCCGAAACCGAATCATTTCCAGCCACTCTGGGCGAGTTTAAGGCCCTGGACACGAGCCAAGTCGAGTTCTGGCTGAAATGGTACGAACTGCTGCCACccgacgaagaagaactggCTCAACTGCTCGACCGAGCCGGTGCTACCCTCGAAGACGTCGGCCAACCAGCGTCCACAGCCCCTAAACCAGAACCCTCTATCGACGAAACCAACGCCAATTTCGACTCTCTGGCACGTTTTCTCGGTATCCGGGCTCGCAGGACGAAGGGTGTTTGGTAG
- the NOP9 gene encoding Nop9p (Essential subunit of U3-containing 90S preribosome; involved in production of 18S rRNA and assembly of small ribosomal subunit; also part of pre-40S ribosome and required for its export into cytoplasm; binds RNA and contains pumilio domain; GO_component: GO:0030686 - 90S preribosome [Evidence IDA] [PMID 17956976]; GO_component: GO:0005730 - nucleolus [Evidence IEA]; GO_component: GO:0005730 - nucleolus [Evidence IDA] [PMID 14562095]; GO_component: GO:0005730 - nucleolus [Evidence IDA] [PMID 14690591]; GO_component: GO:0005730 - nucleolus [Evidence IDA] [PMID 17956976]; GO_component: GO:0005634 - nucleus [Evidence IEA]; GO_component: GO:0005634 - nucleus [Evidence IDA] [PMID 14562095]; GO_component: GO:0005634 - nucleus [Evidence IDA] [PMID 14690591]; GO_component: GO:0030688 - preribosome, small subunit precursor [Evidence IDA] [PMID 17956976]; GO_function: GO:0003723 - RNA binding [Evidence IEA]; GO_function: GO:0003723 - RNA binding [Evidence IDA] [PMID 17956976]; GO_function: GO:0003729 - mRNA binding [Evidence IDA] [PMID 23222640]; GO_process: GO:0000480 - endonucleolytic cleavage in 5'-ETS of tricistronic rRNA transcript (SSU-rRNA, 5.8S rRNA, LSU-rRNA) [Evidence IMP] [PMID 17956976]; GO_process: GO:0000447 - endonucleolytic cleavage in ITS1 to separate SSU-rRNA from 5.8S rRNA and LSU-rRNA from tricistronic rRNA transcript (SSU-rRNA, 5.8S rRNA, LSU-rRNA) [Evidence IMP] [PMID 17956976]; GO_process: GO:0000472 - endonucleolytic cleavage to generate mature 5'-end of SSU-rRNA from (SSU-rRNA, 5.8S rRNA, LSU-rRNA) [Evidence IMP] [PMID 17956976]; GO_process: GO:0006364 - rRNA processing [Evidence IEA]; GO_process: GO:0000056 - ribosomal small subunit export from nucleus [Evidence IMP] [PMID 17956976]; GO_process: GO:0042254 - ribosome biogenesis [Evidence IEA]) — translation MPVGIWRDRPKPSAMSVDSVEKMSKDKSRDKKEKRDKKEKKEKKSRKEKEEKVKNDDVVDSEEPAPFFVDTEGAAGEAGSEINGQINEPGEEETKVKKSRGRREKQKKEKSDKSKSVDEDGDQIMGEGAGHEQSVFFGIVDRTELEYFKSAESTLAANAFANNDERMGFIAGVLDEARGKELKLVTNQICSKLVERLILLADNRQLLAIFKAFSGHFLNLSKHKYSSHCVETIMVRSAALVEKEMLAANPADLYKENTEEAEQGADKETTSSYKTNDGDLVTMESLIIRMVDELKPEFKSLTSHDYASHVLRLLLLVLSGSKLPSTTTKSALRSKKSKIARKMISISDNDEFETAYQVPSSFKEKLQETLAAITEDIDSVSGARELAIHKVSSPVIQLIIKLENSLSSSSKKKQRKKNNAASSITKLIFQLDPTSEKESTEEAFVEYLLSDPIGLYFFEAVIADSLPTSTVNRLYVQYIQHRLDKLIKRDSVANFIFPALLKKLPPVQSKEIIDCAVPVLDILINSNNLLIVKAVLSSASSHGYKVKDLATVIKNKYSCTNSSEFLEKLLKLEGSTLGNTRDQDWPTAEERHRALFVESLIAFSPEFLKDISEGFIDLPEEKLIQVTKHSIFSHVLQSCLLPEVDIIVRRRLLNNLTTNVVDLACNAYASHIVDAMWKYTFKLKHFRERIADQLVNDATTVKNSIYGKLVWKNWELEKYVRRRFEWWSLVKQQEDALAESLGQSRSAVESKQRRPEPKQQPPFKRGPPGRTPYGPPRHKQKPYDRPSTA, via the coding sequence atgcCAGTGGGAATCTGGAGAGACCGACCAAAGCCCTCAGCAATGTCAGTGGATTCAGTTGAGAAAATGTCAAAAGATAAATCCAGAGACAAGAAGGAAAAGCGGGAtaagaaggagaagaaagaaaaaaagagcagaaaggaaaaagaagagaaagtGAAGAATGATGATGTGGTAGACTcagaagaaccagctcCTTTCTTCGTGGATACAGAAGGAGCTGCTGGCGAAGCTGGTAGCGAGATTAATGGCCAGATCAATGAAcctggtgaagaagaaactaaagtcaagaaaagccgtggaagaagagagaagcagaagaaagaaaagtcTGACAAGAGCAAAAGCGTCGACGAGGATGGCGACCAGATCATGGGCGAAGGAGCTGGCCACGAACAGTCTGTATTTTTCGGTATTGTAGACAGAACCGAATTAGAATACTTCAAGTCAGCAGAGTCGACGCTGGCTGCTAATGCTTTTGCGAATAACGACGAGAGAATGGGATTCATTGCAGGTGTGTTAGACGAGGCTAGAGGAAAAGAGTTGAAGCTCGTGACAAATCAAATCTGCTCAAAATTAGTCGAGAGGTTGATTCTACTTGCAGACAATCGTCAGCTATTGGCTATTTTCAAGGCCTTTTCCGGTCATTTTTTGAATCTTTCGAAACACAAGTACTCATCACACTGTGTCGAAACAATCATGGTCCGTAGTGCTGCTCTTGTAGAGAAGGAGATGTTGGCAGCCAATCCCGCTGATTTATACAAGGAAAACACAGAAGAAGCCGAACAGGGAGCTGATAAAGAAACCACTTCATCCTACAAGACTAATGACGGCGATCTTGTAACCATGGAAAGTTTAATTATCCGAATGGTTGACGAGTTGAAACCTGAATTCAAGAGTTTGACAAGCCATGATTACGCTTCGCATGTCCTGAGACTATTGTTACTGGTTCTTTCAGGATCTAAACTGCCATCTACAACTACTAAATCCGCTTTGCGAAGTAAAAAGTCTAAGATTGCCAGAAAAATGATCTCTATCAGTGATAATGACGAGTTCGAAACTGCATACCAGGTTCCATCCTCTTTCAAAGAAAAGCTACAAGAAACACTTGCTGCTATTACAGAAGACATTGACAGTGTATCGGGTGCTCGTGAACTGGCTATTCATAAAGTCAGTTCACCAGTGATCCAGCTTATTATCAAGCTTGAAAACTCTTTGTCGTCTTCCTCTAAAAAGAAGCAACGTAAGAAGAACAACGCCGCCTCTTCCATCACCAAACTGATTTTCCAACTGGACCCCACTTCAGAAAAGGAATCGACTGAGGAGGCCTTTGTAGAGTATTTATTATCCGACCCCATTGGTCTATACTTTTTTGAAGCAGTGATTGCTGATTCACTCCCAACATCAACAGTCAACCGTCTCTATGTGCAATATATCCAGCACCGATTAGACAAGCTCATCAAAAGAGACAGTGTTGCCAACTTTATATTCCCAgctcttttgaagaaactCCCCCCTGTTCAGAGCAAGGAGATTATCGACTGTGCCGTCCCAGTTCTGGACATTCTCATCAACTCCAACAATTTACTAATTGTCAAGGCCGTTCTGTCATCGGCATCGTCACACGGATACAAAGTCAAGGACCTGGCTACTGTGATTAAGAACAAGTATTCATGTACCAACAGTAGCGAGTTCTTAGAAAAGCTTCTCAAACTCGAAGGCTCGACTCTCGGCAACACACGAGACCAAGACTGGCCCACTGCCGAAGAACGACACAGAGCATTATTTGTTGAATCTCTTATTGCATTTTCGCCTGAATTCCTGAAAGACATTTCTGAAGGGTTCATTGACCTGCCCGAGGAGAAGCTGATCCAGGTGACCAAACACTCGATCTTCTCGCACGTCCTACAAAGCTGTCTCCTTCCCGAAGTAGATATCATTGTCCGTCGTCGACTGCTCAACAATCTGACCACCAACGTCGTGGATCTCGCATGCAACGCCTATGCTTCACACATTGTGGATGCCATGTGGAAATACACCTTCAAACTGAAGCATTTCCGCGAACGCATTGCCGACCAGCTCGTCAACGACGCCACTACTGTCAAGAACTCGATCTACGGAAAGCTGGTATGGAAGAACTGGGAGCTCGAGAAGTACGTCCGTCGACGATTCGAGTGGTGGAGTCTCGTCAAACAGCAGGAAGACGCTCTTGCCGAATCTCTCGGCCAAAGCAGGTCTGCAGTCGAATCCAAACAACGCCGACCCGAGCCCAAACAACAACCCCCCTTCAAACGAGGCCCTCCCGGCAGAACTCCCTACGGCCCGCCCCGtcacaaacaaaaacccTACGACCGACCCTCGACCGCCTGA
- the BIR1 gene encoding Bir1p (Subunit of chromosomal passenger complex (CPC); CPC is comprised of Ipl1p-Sli15p-Bir1p-Nbl1p and regulates chromosome segregation; required for chromosome bi-orientation and for spindle assembly checkpoint activation upon reduced sister kinetochore tension; relative distribution to shortened microtubules increases upon DNA replication stress; sumoylated in an Mms21p-dependent manner; human survivin homolog; GO_component: GO:0032133 - chromosome passenger complex [Evidence IDA] [PMID 19158380]; GO_component: GO:0000778 - condensed nuclear chromosome kinetochore [Evidence IGI,IPI] [PMID 10557299]; GO_component: GO:0005737 - cytoplasm [Evidence IDA] [PMID 16608876]; GO_component: GO:0005874 - microtubule [Evidence IDA] [PMID 22842922]; GO_component: GO:0005739 - mitochondrion [Evidence IDA] [PMID 14576278]; GO_component: GO:0005739 - mitochondrion [Evidence IDA] [PMID 16823961]; GO_component: GO:0005634 - nucleus [Evidence IDA] [PMID 16608876]; GO_component: GO:0005819 - spindle [Evidence IDA] [PMID 16381814]; GO_component: GO:0051233 - spindle midzone [Evidence IDA] [PMID 16381814]; GO_function: GO:0046872 - metal ion binding [Evidence IEA]; GO_function: GO:0003674 - molecular_function [Evidence ND]; GO_process: GO:0006915 - apoptotic process [Evidence IMP] [PMID 16608876]; GO_process: GO:0007049 - cell cycle [Evidence IEA]; GO_process: GO:0051301 - cell division [Evidence IEA]; GO_process: GO:0007059 - chromosome segregation [Evidence IMP] [PMID 10557299]; GO_process: GO:0000022 - mitotic spindle elongation [Evidence IMP] [PMID 16381814]; GO_process: GO:0031134 - sister chromatid biorientation [Evidence IMP] [PMID 19528231]; GO_process: GO:0071173 - spindle assembly checkpoint [Evidence IMP] [PMID 22908045]): protein MKSKKNLYSLETRLETFSGTWLHGSKSRAKKNHVSWPHVKPTSSQMAAAGFYFNPSVDSKDNATCFICQHSLDGWESEDDPIQEHLAHASSCPWAQLCGRPWMVDEDVEPETLYDTIYNPHTEESLNARLETFAGCWPHDSKKGWIPISLNMAKAGFFYSSATVDDDVAKCAYCEMELDGWEMRDDPILEHKRRNEQCLFFTTEPPLGSEDAEPIKHAQSTRGRKVSIGTETASDKVPAAKKGQKRPSTAGSEDSEEPQTKKKKTTKKTKTPAPKTPKEGNLRLSIFEDSDEDMADEPLTTAEIPQKLRGFSTSTPRKSVPGAKDSNNSTVEDVSLHIPGGFPKGKRRLMKRKSSEPKRAFDLSFREVEVKSLQPDKLDDQPGEVLKRTKQVLVESVEEVIEPIEEPVGEPVDEPVEESAEELVDEPVEESAEEPVEEPVEESVEEPVEEPVEEPVEEPVEGPGEEPVEEPVEEPVEEPVEEPVEEPVEEPVDEPVEEPVEESIEEPVDEPVEDPVEEAVKEIKEPFEVSIEEPVEEPVKEPIEEPAEEPVEELVKEPAEEPVEEPAEETVTDPIQVDTESMHKENQYPSETAEPTPDESEAPDLSSNWTILSSSTQSEQYELPDPQTPPKQLETVPLWDPIDVDRVFSVLNEMNSTTELEYAKELPPSMLDTTVINWLSRNGENAEADLMKKCESLVEKYRSEGERALAAIMNLPTID from the coding sequence ATGAAATCCAAAAAGAATCTGTATTCATTAGAAACACGTCTAGAAACATTTAGTGGAACATGGCTTCATGGGTCGAAATCAagagccaagaaaaatCATGTTTCATGGCCTCATGTAAAACCCACGTCGAGCCAAATGGCGGCAGCGGGATTTTATTTCAATCCGAGCGTAGATAGCAAGGATAATGCTACTTGTTTCATTTGCCAACATTCATTAGATGGCTGGGAATCAGAGGATGACCCAATACAAGAACATCTGGCACATGCTTCAAGTTGTCCATGGGCTCAATTATGCGGTAGACCTTGGAtggttgatgaagatgttgaaCCAGAGACATTATACGACACTATTTATAATCCACATACTGAAGAATCGTTAAATGCTCGTCTCGAGACATTTGCAGGATGCTGGCCACATGATTCAAAAAAAGGTTGGATTCCTATCAGTTTGAATATGGCCAAAGCAGGTTTCTTCTACTCGTCGGCcactgttgatgatgatgttgcCAAGTGTGCTTATTGTGAAATGGAATTGGATGGATGGGAGATGAGAGATGATCCAATACTGGAACATAAAAGAAGAAACGAACAgtgtcttttttttacaaCTGAGCCTCCACTGGGTAGTGAAGACGCAGAACCAATAAAGCATGCCCAGAGCACACGAGGTCGTAAGGTTTCTATTGGTACTGAGACAGCTTCGGATAAAGTGCCTGCAGCAAAGAAAGGGCAGAAGAGACCAAGTACAGCAGGCTCAGAAGATAGTGAAGAGccacaaacaaaaaagaaaaaaacgACAAAGAAAACCAAGACCCCAGCTCCTAAGACACCAAAGGAAGGTAACCTTCGACTTTCAATTTTTGAGGATAGCGACGAGGATATGGCAGATGAGCCACTTACGACAGCAGAGATACCCCAAAAGTTACGAGGTTTTTCGACTTCAACACCTCGCAAAAGCGTACCAGGTGCCAAAGATTCGAACAATTCAACTGTAGAGGACGTCTCATTGCATATTCCTGGGGGATTCCCCAAAGGAAAGAGAAGGCTCATGAAGAGAAAGAGTAGTGAACCTAAAAGGGCGTTTGATTTGAGTTTTAGAGAGGTAGAGGTGAAGTCATTACAACCAGATAAGTTGGATGATCAGCCAGGAGAGGTTTTAAAGAGAACGAAGCAGGTATTAGTGGAAAGCGTCGAGGAGGTTATTGAGCCAATCGAAGAGCCCGTTGGCGAACCCGTTGATGAGCCGGTTGAAGAGTCAGCCGAAGAGCTAGTTGATGAGCCGGTTGAAGAGTCAGCCGAAGAGCCAGTTGAAGAGCCAGTTGAAGAGTCAGTCGAAGAGCCAGTCGAGGAGCCAGTCGAAGAGCCAGTCGAGGAGCCAGTCGAAGGGCCAGGCGAAGAGCCAGTCGAAGAGCCAGTCGAGGAGCCAGTCGAAGAGCCAGTCGAGGAGCCAGTCGAAGAGCCAGTCGAGGAGCCAGTCGATGAGCCGGTTGAAGAGCCAGTAGAAGAGTCAATTGAGGAGCCAGTTGATGAGCCAGTTGAAGATCCAGTTGAGGAAGCAGTCAAGGAGATCAAGGAACCATTCGAGGTGTCAATCGAGGAACCCGTCGAGGAGCCAGTCAAGGAGCCAATCGAGGAACCAGCTGAGGAACCAGTCGAAGAGCTAGTCAAGGAACCAGCTGAGGAGCCAGTTGAAGAGCCAGCTGAGGAAACTGTTACAGACCCTATCCAAGTGGACACCGAATCAATGCATAAAGAAAACCAATACCcatcagaaacagcagaacCTACACCAGATGAATCGGAAGCTCCAGATCTATCCTCTAATTGGACAATACTAAGCTCTTCTACTCAGTCAGAACAGTACGAACTACCAGATCCTCAAACTCCCCCTAAACAACTAGAAACAGTGCCACTCTGGGATCCAATTGACGTGGACAGAGTGTTTTCAGTGCTAAACGAAATGAATTCGACAACAGAACTTGAATACGCCAAGGAACTTCCTCCATCCATGCTGGATACAACTGTCATCAACTGGCTTAGCAGGAATGGTGAAAATGCAGAAGCAgatttgatgaagaaatgcGAATCACTCGTTGAAAAGTATCGCAGCGAAGGAGAAAGAGCACTCGCAGCAATCATGAACTTGCCAACTATTGACTAA